Proteins from a single region of Drosophila biarmipes strain raj3 chromosome 3R, RU_DBia_V1.1, whole genome shotgun sequence:
- the LOC108026406 gene encoding spastin isoform X1, with amino-acid sequence MVRTKNQSSSSSASSSSTKSPIKSSGGTGSSGGGVGGRQSTHRSSSASNVAAVVAGASSAGGAGSSNRRSPGSSPDGDDDTTTTDDLTPTTCSPRSGHHHQYGYGYSSSVHKQNLYVVSFPIIFLFNVLRSLIYQLFCIFRYLYGASTKVIYRPHRRDCNIEIVVQNPSKEQQQSLNPDLNSEGAGPEQQLSNQPQRFRPIQPLEMAANRPGGGYSPGPGDPLLAKQKHHHRRAFEYISKALKIDEENEGHKELAIELYRKGIKELEDGIAVDCWSGRGDVWDRAQRLHDKMQTNLSMARDRLHFLALREEDLKMQRLSLKEKQKEQAQSRPQKSREPMLAGMTSEPMKLNKVRSSGYGPKATTSAQPTASGRKLTIGTKRPVNLAVANKSQTLPRNLGSKTSVGAVQRQPAKTAATPPAVRRQFSSGRNTPPQRSRTPINNNGPSGSGSSTPVVSVKGVEQKLVQLILDEIVEGGAKVEWTDIAGQDVAKQALQEMVILPSVRPELFTGLRAPAKGLLLFGPPGNGKTLLARAVATECSATFLNISAASLTSKYVGDGEKLVRALFAVARHMQPSIIFIDEVDSLLSERSSSEHEASRRLKTEFLVEFDGLPGNPEGDRIVVLAATNRPQELDEAALRRFTKRVYVSLPDEQTRELLLNRLLQKQGSPLDTEALRRLAKITDGYSGSDLTALAKDAALEPIRELNVEQVKCLDISAMRAITEQDFHSSLKRIRRSVAPQSLNSYEKWSQDYGDITI; translated from the exons ATGGTACGCACCAAAAACCAGTCGTCTTCCTccagcgccagcagcagcagtaccaAGTCACCCATAAAGTCAAGCGGGGGAACGGGATCCTCGGGCGGAGGAGTCGGTGGCCGCCAGTCCACGCATCGCTCGTCGAGCGCGTCCAACGTTGCGGCCGTTGTAGCCGGCGCCTCTTCTGCCGGAGGAGCAGGCTCCTCTAATCGCCGCAGTCCGGGCAGTTCGCCAGACGGCGACGACGACACCACCACCACAGATGACCTGACCCCCACTACGTGCTCCCCGCGCAGCGGCCACCATCATCAGTACGGCTACGGCTACTCGTCCTCCGTGCACAAACAGAACCTCTACGTCGTCTCGTTCCCCATAATCTTTCTGTTCAACGTTCTGCGTTCGCTGATTTATCAgctgttttgtatttttcgcTACCTCTACGGGGCGAGCACAAAAGTTATTTACCGCCCGCACCGACGCGACTGCAACATCGAGATTGTGGTGCAGAACCCCtccaaggagcagcagcaatcCCTGAATCCGGACCTTAACAGCGAGGGTGCTGGCCCGGAACAGCAGTTATCCAATCAGCCgcagcgtttccgacccattCAACCGCTGGAGATGGCCGCCAATCGTCCCGGAGGTGGTTACTCACCAGGTCCCGGTGATCCTCTGCTGGCCAAGCAGAAGCATCACCATCGACGCGCCTTCGAGTACATCTCCAAGGCGCTCAAGATTGATGAGGAGAACGAAG GTCACAAAGAGCTGGCAATTGAGCTCTACCGGAAAGGCATCAAAGAGTTGGAGGATGGCATAGCTGTCGACTGCTGGAGTGGACGTGGTGATGTCTGGGATCGGGCTCAGCGGCTGCATGACAAGATGCAGACGAACCTTTCAATGGCCCGAGACCGTCTCCACTTTCTCG CGCTGCGTGAGGAGGATTTGAAAATGCAGCGTCTCTCCTTGAAGGAGAAGCAGAAGGAGCAGGCTCAAAGCAGGCCCCAGAAGTCCAGGGAGCCCATGCTGGCGGGCATGACCAGCGAACCCATGAAGCTCAACAAGGTGCGCAGCAGTGGCTACGGGCCCAAGGCCACCACCAGTGCCCAGCCCACGG CATCTGGTCGGAAGCTAACCATTGGAACCAAGCGTCCCGTCAATCTGGCCGTGGCCAACAAGTCACAAACGCTGCCGCGAAACCTTGGCTCCAAAACATCCGTGGGCGCCGTCCAAAGGCAGCCAGCCAAGACGGCTGCCACGCCTCCCGCCGTTCGGCGCCAGTTT TCCTCGGGTCGTAATACGCCGCCCCAGCGTTCACGAACTCCCATAAACAACAACGGACCCAGTGGCAGTGGCTCCAGCACGCCGGTGGTGAGCGTCAAAGGCGTTGAGCAGAAGCTGGTGCAGCTCATACTCGATGAGATTGTCGAGGGCGGGGCCAAAGTGGAGTGGACGGACATTGCTGGCCAGGATGTGGCCAAGCAGGCTCTTCAGGAGATGGTCATTCTGCCCTCCGTCCGGCCGGAGCTGTTTACGG GACTCCGCGCCCCAGCCAAGGGACTTCTGTTGTTCGGTCCACCCGGAAATGGCAAGACCCTGCTGGCCCGTGCCGTGGCCACCGAGTGCAGTGCCACCTTCCTGAACATTTCGGCTGCCTCGCTGACCAGCAAGTATGTAGGCGATGGCGAGAAACTGGTGAGGGCCCTGTTCGCAGTGGCCCGCCACATGCAGCCCTCCATTATTTTCATCGACGAAGTAGACTCTCTACTCTCggagcgcagcagcagcgaacaTGAGGCTTCCCGTCGCCTAAAGACCGAGTTCCTGGTGGAGTTCGATGGCCTGCCTGGTAATCCAGAGGGCGATAGAATAGTGGTGCTGGCCGCCACCAATAGACCGCAGGAATTGGACGAGGCCGCTCTGCGTCGGTTCACGAAGCGCGTTTACGTCTCACTGCCCGATGAGCAGACCCGCGAGCTGCTCCTTAACCGACTGCTGCAGAAGCAGGGCAGTCCGCTAGATACAGAGGCGTTGCGTCGCCTGGCCAAGATCACAGACGGATACTCGGGCTCCGATTTGACGGCCCTGGCCAAGGACGCCGCCCTGGAGCCCATCCGAGAGTTGAATGTGGAGCAAGTTAAGTGTCTGGACATCAGTGCCATGCGTGCGATCACAGAGCAGGATTTCCACAGCTCGTTGAAGCGCATCAGGCGCTCGGTGGCGCCGCAGAGCCTTAACTCGTACGAGAAGTGGTCGCAGGATTACGGCGATATCACCATCTAG
- the LOC108026406 gene encoding spastin isoform X2 — translation MVRTKNQSSSSSASSSSTKSPIKSSGGTGSSGGGVGGRQSTHRSSSASNVAAVVAGASSAGGAGSSNRRSPGSSPDGDDDTTTTDDLTPTTCSPRSGHHHQYGYGYSSSVHKQNLYVVSFPIIFLFNVLRSLIYQLFCIFRYLYGASTKVIYRPHRRDCNIEIVVQNPSKEQQQSLNPDLNSEGAGPEQQLSNQPQRFRPIQPLEMAANRPGGGYSPGPGDPLLAKQKHHHRRAFEYISKALKIDEENEGHKELAIELYRKGIKELEDGIAVDCWSGRGDVWDRAQRLHDKMQTNLSMARDRLHFLASGRKLTIGTKRPVNLAVANKSQTLPRNLGSKTSVGAVQRQPAKTAATPPAVRRQFSSGRNTPPQRSRTPINNNGPSGSGSSTPVVSVKGVEQKLVQLILDEIVEGGAKVEWTDIAGQDVAKQALQEMVILPSVRPELFTGLRAPAKGLLLFGPPGNGKTLLARAVATECSATFLNISAASLTSKYVGDGEKLVRALFAVARHMQPSIIFIDEVDSLLSERSSSEHEASRRLKTEFLVEFDGLPGNPEGDRIVVLAATNRPQELDEAALRRFTKRVYVSLPDEQTRELLLNRLLQKQGSPLDTEALRRLAKITDGYSGSDLTALAKDAALEPIRELNVEQVKCLDISAMRAITEQDFHSSLKRIRRSVAPQSLNSYEKWSQDYGDITI, via the exons ATGGTACGCACCAAAAACCAGTCGTCTTCCTccagcgccagcagcagcagtaccaAGTCACCCATAAAGTCAAGCGGGGGAACGGGATCCTCGGGCGGAGGAGTCGGTGGCCGCCAGTCCACGCATCGCTCGTCGAGCGCGTCCAACGTTGCGGCCGTTGTAGCCGGCGCCTCTTCTGCCGGAGGAGCAGGCTCCTCTAATCGCCGCAGTCCGGGCAGTTCGCCAGACGGCGACGACGACACCACCACCACAGATGACCTGACCCCCACTACGTGCTCCCCGCGCAGCGGCCACCATCATCAGTACGGCTACGGCTACTCGTCCTCCGTGCACAAACAGAACCTCTACGTCGTCTCGTTCCCCATAATCTTTCTGTTCAACGTTCTGCGTTCGCTGATTTATCAgctgttttgtatttttcgcTACCTCTACGGGGCGAGCACAAAAGTTATTTACCGCCCGCACCGACGCGACTGCAACATCGAGATTGTGGTGCAGAACCCCtccaaggagcagcagcaatcCCTGAATCCGGACCTTAACAGCGAGGGTGCTGGCCCGGAACAGCAGTTATCCAATCAGCCgcagcgtttccgacccattCAACCGCTGGAGATGGCCGCCAATCGTCCCGGAGGTGGTTACTCACCAGGTCCCGGTGATCCTCTGCTGGCCAAGCAGAAGCATCACCATCGACGCGCCTTCGAGTACATCTCCAAGGCGCTCAAGATTGATGAGGAGAACGAAG GTCACAAAGAGCTGGCAATTGAGCTCTACCGGAAAGGCATCAAAGAGTTGGAGGATGGCATAGCTGTCGACTGCTGGAGTGGACGTGGTGATGTCTGGGATCGGGCTCAGCGGCTGCATGACAAGATGCAGACGAACCTTTCAATGGCCCGAGACCGTCTCCACTTTCTCG CATCTGGTCGGAAGCTAACCATTGGAACCAAGCGTCCCGTCAATCTGGCCGTGGCCAACAAGTCACAAACGCTGCCGCGAAACCTTGGCTCCAAAACATCCGTGGGCGCCGTCCAAAGGCAGCCAGCCAAGACGGCTGCCACGCCTCCCGCCGTTCGGCGCCAGTTT TCCTCGGGTCGTAATACGCCGCCCCAGCGTTCACGAACTCCCATAAACAACAACGGACCCAGTGGCAGTGGCTCCAGCACGCCGGTGGTGAGCGTCAAAGGCGTTGAGCAGAAGCTGGTGCAGCTCATACTCGATGAGATTGTCGAGGGCGGGGCCAAAGTGGAGTGGACGGACATTGCTGGCCAGGATGTGGCCAAGCAGGCTCTTCAGGAGATGGTCATTCTGCCCTCCGTCCGGCCGGAGCTGTTTACGG GACTCCGCGCCCCAGCCAAGGGACTTCTGTTGTTCGGTCCACCCGGAAATGGCAAGACCCTGCTGGCCCGTGCCGTGGCCACCGAGTGCAGTGCCACCTTCCTGAACATTTCGGCTGCCTCGCTGACCAGCAAGTATGTAGGCGATGGCGAGAAACTGGTGAGGGCCCTGTTCGCAGTGGCCCGCCACATGCAGCCCTCCATTATTTTCATCGACGAAGTAGACTCTCTACTCTCggagcgcagcagcagcgaacaTGAGGCTTCCCGTCGCCTAAAGACCGAGTTCCTGGTGGAGTTCGATGGCCTGCCTGGTAATCCAGAGGGCGATAGAATAGTGGTGCTGGCCGCCACCAATAGACCGCAGGAATTGGACGAGGCCGCTCTGCGTCGGTTCACGAAGCGCGTTTACGTCTCACTGCCCGATGAGCAGACCCGCGAGCTGCTCCTTAACCGACTGCTGCAGAAGCAGGGCAGTCCGCTAGATACAGAGGCGTTGCGTCGCCTGGCCAAGATCACAGACGGATACTCGGGCTCCGATTTGACGGCCCTGGCCAAGGACGCCGCCCTGGAGCCCATCCGAGAGTTGAATGTGGAGCAAGTTAAGTGTCTGGACATCAGTGCCATGCGTGCGATCACAGAGCAGGATTTCCACAGCTCGTTGAAGCGCATCAGGCGCTCGGTGGCGCCGCAGAGCCTTAACTCGTACGAGAAGTGGTCGCAGGATTACGGCGATATCACCATCTAG